A single region of the Gephyromycinifex aptenodytis genome encodes:
- a CDS encoding NAD-dependent epimerase/dehydratase family protein, which yields MTGGAGFIGSTLCRSLVVDNEILVYDDLRRNALKPAEINRHPRLKVIQGDVLDLAHLTKTVDSFQPSMILHLAAVAGIDTVLQRPTETMLVNMVGTANALSAAQSAGSHLERFVDFSTSEVFGSSAFRADELHDSCIGAVGEARWTYAVSKLAGEHLTQAFHQEYGLPTVSVRPFNIYGPGQVGEGAIKQFIRKALQGEDIIIHGDGNQIRAWCYIEDFIRGLLLCLSRPEAIGQSFNIGNARAVITVLGLAQTVVRVLGSPSAIRFEERERADIELRVPSVKKARDLLGFEAEVDLEDGIRRTAQSAASSTLMQESIANAQSAAARAAIRRAATPASVTDA from the coding sequence ATGACTGGAGGGGCAGGCTTCATAGGATCAACCTTGTGCAGAAGTCTAGTGGTCGATAACGAGATCCTTGTATATGACGATCTGCGCAGAAACGCACTCAAACCAGCTGAGATCAATCGCCACCCTAGATTGAAAGTGATCCAGGGAGACGTCCTTGACTTGGCTCATCTTACAAAGACGGTGGACTCTTTTCAACCAAGTATGATTCTCCACTTGGCCGCAGTAGCCGGGATCGATACGGTCCTTCAGCGCCCCACCGAGACGATGCTGGTCAACATGGTTGGTACAGCTAATGCTCTGTCTGCAGCGCAGAGTGCAGGAAGCCACCTCGAACGATTTGTCGACTTCTCCACCAGCGAGGTGTTTGGGTCATCGGCCTTCCGAGCAGACGAGCTTCATGACTCTTGTATCGGAGCGGTGGGAGAGGCCCGTTGGACGTACGCGGTCAGCAAGCTCGCCGGAGAGCACCTGACGCAGGCATTCCATCAGGAGTACGGCCTGCCCACCGTTTCCGTTCGCCCCTTTAACATTTACGGGCCTGGTCAAGTCGGCGAAGGAGCCATAAAGCAATTCATCAGGAAGGCTTTACAGGGGGAAGACATAATCATCCACGGTGACGGCAATCAGATACGCGCCTGGTGCTATATAGAGGACTTCATCAGGGGATTGCTGCTGTGCCTCAGTCGTCCTGAAGCCATAGGCCAATCCTTCAATATTGGTAACGCTCGCGCCGTCATAACGGTATTAGGGCTGGCGCAAACAGTCGTTCGCGTACTGGGCAGCCCTTCTGCAATACGCTTCGAAGAACGAGAACGAGCAGATATCGAACTTCGAGTCCCCAGCGTAAAGAAAGCACGTGACCTATTGGGATTCGAGGCGGAGGTGGATCTGGAGGATGGAATTCGTAGGACGGCTCAGAGTGCCGCTTCTTCAACATTAATGCAAGAAAGCATCGCTAACGCACAGAGCGCTGCAGCAAGGGCCGCCATAAGGCGAGCCGCGACCCCTGCGAGTGTGACCGATGCATGA
- a CDS encoding DegT/DnrJ/EryC1/StrS family aminotransferase gives MRPSIGAEESDAVRGVLMSGWLVQGEVVAEFEHKLARETGSRYAVAVSSGTAALHAAFVAAGLRPGDAVFIPSFAWPSAANVVVSMGGHVVFVDSSLTTYNIDTVDLEEKIEKCHRDGRYRPRLIVPVHQFGLMANMGTVDEIASRYGLSVVADGACALGSRSNGRTLSQGVSSCTLSFHPRKSITTGEGGAILTEHRHVAEACRAFRNHGQTSSGNQRHFVTTGLNYRLSEVAAAIGLVQLDKFSHILDLRRRVAKRYCEALHGLPSLTVPFYDSGHTFQTFMVLPASMEGARWVTTLRQKGIGAALASIAGHEQVVYRKSFGYRADDLPRASRLGRDGIALPLSWNSTTEEIQTVVSACFELARDSSS, from the coding sequence ATGCGTCCCTCGATAGGTGCCGAGGAGAGCGATGCGGTCCGGGGGGTCTTAATGTCAGGGTGGCTGGTTCAGGGAGAGGTTGTTGCGGAATTCGAACACAAACTCGCCCGAGAAACTGGGTCCAGGTATGCGGTGGCAGTTTCGTCGGGCACAGCCGCACTCCATGCCGCCTTTGTAGCTGCGGGCCTGCGCCCAGGTGACGCGGTATTTATCCCGAGCTTCGCCTGGCCATCTGCAGCGAACGTGGTAGTAAGCATGGGGGGGCATGTCGTCTTCGTAGATTCGTCGCTAACGACTTACAATATCGACACTGTTGACCTCGAGGAAAAGATCGAGAAATGTCACCGTGACGGACGCTACCGGCCAAGACTGATTGTTCCTGTGCATCAGTTTGGACTGATGGCTAACATGGGTACCGTCGATGAAATTGCCTCGCGGTATGGACTCAGTGTTGTGGCGGACGGCGCGTGCGCTCTAGGTTCCAGGTCGAACGGACGCACCCTCTCGCAAGGAGTATCCTCCTGTACGCTTAGCTTCCATCCGCGGAAATCGATCACCACGGGTGAGGGTGGTGCCATCCTCACAGAGCACCGCCACGTTGCAGAAGCATGCCGAGCTTTTAGAAACCACGGGCAGACATCGAGCGGAAATCAACGACACTTTGTCACGACTGGTCTTAATTACCGCCTGAGCGAGGTAGCAGCGGCGATCGGACTTGTTCAGCTCGATAAGTTTTCACACATACTCGATCTCCGCAGGAGGGTTGCGAAAAGGTACTGCGAGGCGCTGCATGGCTTGCCGTCACTCACAGTCCCTTTTTACGATTCTGGACATACGTTCCAAACGTTTATGGTGCTTCCCGCCTCCATGGAAGGGGCTAGGTGGGTTACAACTCTGCGCCAAAAAGGCATAGGCGCCGCCCTCGCATCGATTGCAGGGCACGAGCAGGTGGTCTATCGAAAGTCTTTCGGATACCGCGCTGACGACCTGCCTCGGGCCAGCCGCTTGGGCAGGGACGGAATTGCTCTCCCTCTATCTTGGAATTCGACTACGGAGGAGATCCAAACTGTTGTCTCTGCCTGTTTTGAGTTGGCCAGAGATTCAAGCTCCTGA